In Methanomassiliicoccus sp., one DNA window encodes the following:
- a CDS encoding aldo/keto reductase, with product MSDLTLASTITLNNGVRIPVLGLGTFKVPNDQAYSVVRQALDIGYRHIDTASYYANEEGVGRAIRESGLPREDLFITTKLWNTDHGRKEALAAFDRSLKLLGLDHVDLYLVHWPRGEREETWKALERLLEEGMARAIGVSNYTIKHLEETIGRSYVVPAVDQVEFSPFLYQKELLSYCRNKGVVLEAHSPLTRGSRLKDPRLLELAKKYGRSPAQMMIRWVLQKGMVVIPKSVHRERLVENAGALDFTISLVDEAVMDSFNEGLHTTWNPEEIP from the coding sequence ATGTCAGATCTAACGCTAGCCAGCACCATCACCCTCAACAACGGCGTCAGGATTCCGGTCCTCGGCCTGGGGACCTTCAAGGTCCCCAACGATCAGGCGTACAGTGTCGTCCGTCAGGCCCTGGACATCGGGTATCGCCATATCGATACCGCCTCATACTACGCAAACGAGGAAGGTGTGGGTAGGGCTATACGCGAGAGCGGGTTGCCGCGGGAGGATCTCTTCATCACCACCAAGCTATGGAACACCGACCATGGGAGGAAGGAAGCGCTGGCCGCCTTTGACAGGAGCCTGAAGCTGCTCGGCCTGGACCATGTGGACCTGTACCTTGTCCACTGGCCTCGCGGCGAGAGGGAGGAGACGTGGAAAGCGCTGGAACGCCTCCTGGAAGAAGGGATGGCCCGGGCGATCGGGGTCAGCAACTATACCATCAAGCATCTCGAGGAGACGATCGGCCGCTCTTATGTCGTTCCGGCGGTCGACCAGGTGGAGTTCTCCCCCTTCCTGTATCAGAAGGAGCTGCTTTCCTACTGCCGAAATAAGGGGGTGGTCCTGGAAGCGCACAGCCCCCTGACCCGCGGCAGCAGGCTGAAAGATCCCCGCCTGTTGGAGCTGGCTAAGAAGTACGGGCGTTCCCCCGCACAGATGATGATCCGCTGGGTTCTCCAAAAGGGGATGGTGGTCATACCCAAATCAGTACACCGGGAGCGCCTGGTCGAGAACGCCGGAGCTCTGGACTTCACCATCTCCTTGGTAGATGAGGCCGTCATGGATTCCTTCAACGAAGGGCTGCATACCACTTGGAACCCTGAGGAGATCCCATAG
- a CDS encoding DUF116 domain-containing protein, producing MAFIGYALLAIVSFILILGMVMLAVALISMRRGRFYLPWLLRPGLIMLEGLAKTIWKIGKVDDREISAFSIRMRNQLNRERFSRVPMKDRAVFLPQCLRSSECPSHLTTEGLVCKRCMRCDIGRSIDELEAQGCKVFIVPGSTFLTRMVKKYRPQAIIGVGCLMEVKEGLDMLERKNLLGMGVVTTKDGCVETTLDWSALMEAVTLQPSTDH from the coding sequence ATGGCCTTCATAGGTTATGCCCTGCTGGCCATTGTCTCTTTCATCCTCATATTGGGGATGGTGATGTTGGCGGTCGCCCTCATCTCCATGCGACGAGGACGTTTCTACCTTCCATGGCTGCTTCGGCCCGGCCTCATAATGCTGGAGGGTCTGGCGAAGACCATATGGAAGATCGGTAAGGTGGACGACAGGGAGATAAGCGCCTTCTCTATACGCATGCGCAATCAGCTCAACCGGGAACGTTTCAGCAGGGTGCCCATGAAGGATAGGGCGGTGTTCCTGCCACAATGCCTGCGGTCCTCCGAGTGCCCCTCGCACCTCACCACCGAGGGTCTGGTGTGCAAGCGATGCATGCGGTGTGACATCGGCAGGTCCATAGATGAATTGGAGGCCCAGGGCTGCAAGGTGTTCATCGTGCCCGGCTCAACCTTTCTTACGAGGATGGTCAAGAAGTACCGGCCTCAGGCCATCATCGGAGTAGGTTGTCTGATGGAGGTCAAGGAGGGGTTGGACATGCTGGAGCGGAAGAACCTCCTGGGGATGGGGGTCGTTACTACCAAGGACGGCTGTGTGGAGACGACCCTGGATTGGAGCGCCCTGATGGAGGCCGTTACCTTACAACCTTCGACCGATCACTAA
- a CDS encoding CBS domain-containing protein — MRTEEKTFRDTLVGDVYELIVKRPTTVARDAKISKIIEGMLENTVSRKVYVIDEEGMLLGMVNTDTILRLIGYRTGVRDKGALSFYRFLRDTLKQDIADLVTPTRSVTKDDRLVDALEIMIKDHVNDLPVVDAEGRLIGELVSLELFLKGRELFNSEADKGGSPGSP, encoded by the coding sequence ATGCGGACGGAGGAGAAGACGTTCAGGGACACCCTCGTCGGCGATGTATACGAGCTCATCGTCAAGAGGCCGACAACGGTCGCCAGGGATGCTAAGATATCCAAGATAATCGAAGGCATGCTGGAAAATACCGTCTCTCGGAAGGTCTACGTAATCGATGAGGAAGGAATGCTCCTGGGCATGGTCAACACCGATACCATCCTCCGCCTTATCGGTTACCGTACCGGTGTCAGAGATAAGGGGGCCCTCTCCTTCTACCGCTTCCTCAGGGATACGCTCAAGCAGGATATCGCTGACCTCGTGACCCCCACACGCTCAGTGACCAAGGACGATCGGCTGGTGGACGCGCTGGAGATCATGATAAAGGACCATGTCAATGACCTCCCCGTGGTAGATGCCGAAGGGCGACTGATAGGGGAGCTGGTGAGCTTAGAGCTCTTCTTGAAGGGCAGAGAACTGTTCAATAGTGAGGCCGACAAGGGCGGGTCCCCGGGATCACCATGA
- a CDS encoding mechanosensitive ion channel family protein codes for MSWLDTPIFGTFTAEILIVFLLVVLIGALIGRISNYLIRRTLDERVGRRMSKLIARLVMYSILIAAISIAFSQVLKQELTGLIISLGFVGVALAFASQQIISNILSGIIISFTRPIQLEDWVEVGQAPTTGVCRVKDINLLNTVLRDVEGRIIMIPNSLILNGKVVNYTQAGFVATQINLWVDPNSDMDLIRSIIYDEADRDERILPGIESREQRGIMLKLFRSPGFRNLLDHNEDLSKLDPQVNILDLHGSKMRLNIRIWIREINNRDDIVSKYISAVKDRFKEAGIELMDP; via the coding sequence ATGAGTTGGTTGGACACACCGATCTTCGGCACATTCACCGCTGAGATACTGATAGTCTTCCTGCTGGTCGTCCTCATAGGTGCGCTCATCGGAAGGATCTCGAATTACCTGATCCGCCGGACGCTCGACGAGAGGGTTGGGCGCAGGATGTCCAAACTCATCGCCCGCCTGGTGATGTACTCCATCCTGATCGCAGCCATCAGCATAGCGTTCAGCCAGGTCCTTAAGCAAGAGCTGACCGGTCTCATCATCTCGCTAGGCTTCGTTGGAGTAGCCCTCGCCTTCGCATCCCAGCAGATAATAAGCAATATTCTCTCAGGCATAATCATCTCGTTTACCCGGCCGATCCAGCTGGAGGACTGGGTGGAAGTAGGGCAGGCCCCCACGACCGGAGTTTGCCGGGTAAAGGACATCAACCTATTGAACACCGTTCTAAGGGATGTTGAAGGGCGGATCATAATGATCCCCAACTCCCTCATCCTCAACGGAAAGGTGGTGAACTATACCCAGGCCGGCTTCGTGGCCACTCAGATCAATCTCTGGGTGGACCCCAATAGCGACATGGACCTGATCAGAAGCATCATCTATGATGAGGCCGATCGCGATGAGCGCATCCTCCCGGGAATAGAAAGCAGGGAACAAAGGGGCATCATGCTCAAGCTTTTCCGCAGTCCCGGTTTCAGGAACCTTCTGGACCACAATGAGGATCTCAGTAAGCTCGATCCTCAGGTCAACATCCTGGACCTTCACGGCAGCAAGATGCGCCTTAACATCCGCATCTGGATCAGGGAGATAAATAACCGCGATGATATTGTGTCCAAGTACATCTCGGCAGTTAAGGACAGGTTCAAGGAAGCTGGAATCGAGCTGATGGACCCTTGA
- a CDS encoding winged helix-turn-helix transcriptional regulator → MGDVGTQHILDIDHVFSILTYLESRRGEKVIACELRAIMPNYGRMMTIVRQLEEKELIIINVETKPRKSYLLSLTPRGRTVAKKLEALDELILSPTDDGEVSGK, encoded by the coding sequence ATGGGTGACGTAGGAACACAGCACATACTGGACATAGACCATGTCTTCTCCATCCTCACTTACCTGGAGTCCCGAAGAGGGGAGAAGGTGATCGCCTGCGAGCTAAGGGCCATAATGCCCAACTACGGCCGTATGATGACGATCGTGAGGCAGCTGGAGGAGAAGGAGCTCATCATAATAAATGTGGAGACGAAGCCTCGTAAGTCCTACTTGCTGTCACTGACCCCCCGGGGCAGGACCGTGGCCAAGAAGCTGGAGGCGTTGGATGAGCTCATACTTTCCCCTACGGACGACGGTGAAGTGAGCGGTAAGTAG